The proteins below are encoded in one region of Styela clava chromosome 4, kaStyClav1.hap1.2, whole genome shotgun sequence:
- the LOC120326309 gene encoding bone morphogenetic protein 2-like, with protein MHFQIHLIGLFIIISTTSGMLPEAGRANLIEQAEADTPEAEEAIVNEFEKKLLDMFGLTRRPTPSGDMPVPRIMQHLYKAHMGDDSDGPHSLVPTWEPGFDLPHDEIASRVNTARSFHHLESEERPEWIADNHIRLIFNISSLPVNEELKFSELLLHRAQIEEHMNSEMHDRLHRINIYEIIKMVGDSDDDTMTSSDDVNTEHAKLLEMIKQRRRRFGLKRKNEPIKRLLDTRVIDTTNTTWERFDISSVARKWLTETNHGLIVEIVREDDGESPKPGADKHVRLRRDLSDNLSPAEHHHTRPLVLAYTDDGTQTNLSRRVRRKRKANKRRKRRKSCKRQNLYVDFAEVDWNDWIVAPHGYHAFYCDGPCPFPLAEYMNATNHAIVQTLVNAVEPLLAPMPCCVPTELSSIAMLYLDELEVVVLKSYQQMTVDACGCR; from the exons ATGCATTTCCAAATACACCTTATTGGACTTTTTATTATAATCTCAACAACATCGGGGATGCTCCCGGAGGCTGGCCGGGCGAACTTAATCGAACAGGCGGAAGCAGACACACCCGAAGCCGAGGAAGCGATCGTCAACGAATTCGAAAAGAAACTACTAGATATGTTTGGACTTACTCGTCGCCCGACTCCCTCAGGGGACATGCCCGTTCCGCGGATTATGCAACACCTCTATAAAGCCCACATGGGGGATGATTCCGACGGCCCCCACAGCTTGGTACCCACTTGGGAACCCGGGTTCGATCTCCCCCATGACGAGATTGCGAGCCGAGTGAACACAGCAAGAAGCTTTCACCATTTAG AATCAGAGGAAAGACCGGAATGGATCGCAGACAACCACATTCGCCTTATTTTCAACATTTCGTCCCTACCGGTCAACGAAGAGCTAAAATTTTCGGAATTACTGTTACATCGTGCTCAAATCGAAGAGCATATGAATTCAGAGATGCATGATAGACTTCATCGAATTAACATTTATGAGATCATCAAAATGGTTGGTGATTCAGATGACGATACTATGACGTCTTCTGATGACGTAAACACTGAGCATGCAAAACTTCTTGAAATGATTAAACAACGAAGAAGGCGATTCGGATTGAAACGTAAAAATGAGCCCATAAAGCGACTCTTGGATACGCGAGTTATCGACACCACTAACACTACGTGGGAAAGGTTCGATATCAGTTCCGTGGCGCGGAAATGGTTGACGGAAACCAATCATGGACTAATTGTGGAAATAGTGAGGGAGGACGATGGGGAATCTCCTAAACCAGGGGCGGACAAACACGTCAGATTAAGGCGTGATTTGAGCGATAATTTATCCCCCGCGGAACACCACCATACCCGTCCCTTAGTCCTGGCTTACACTGATGATGGTACGCAAACCAACCTTTCACGTAGAGTGAGACGTAAACGCAAAGCCAACAAACGACGAAAGAGACGCAAGAGTTGCAAACGTCAAAATCTTTACGTAGATTTTGCTGAAGTCGATTGGAATGATTGGATTGTAGCCCCCCATGGATACCACGCTTTCTATTGTGACGGCCCCTGCCCTTTTCCTCTTGCTGAATACATGAACGCCACAAATCACGCTATCGTGCAAACGCTGGTGAATGCAGTAGAACCACTCCTGGCCCCTATGCCATGCTGTGTACCAACAGAACTAAGCTCAATAGCGATGCTTTATTTGGACGAATTAGAAGTTGTCGTACTGAAAAGTTATCAGCAAATGACAGTAGACGCCTGCGGGTGTCGGTAG